One genomic region from Bacillus aquiflavi encodes:
- a CDS encoding SH3 domain-containing protein yields the protein MQKKVIVFFISVILIFSSFESLQTIEAAAKGSVTIQSNSVNIRKGPGLSYPVITKAAKGETYTLLDEKDDWYEIKLKSGQKGWVANWLVSKKSTTNKNEKSSYSNKNATVATEYLRVRNGPGTNFQMIGHLNHGDKIEIIESNDSWVKGHTPFGIGWVSKEYITGDEQSSQDLNYEKVGIVTVQDLNVRNEPSLQGNIVGKLKKGTEITILSRKNDWIEITYGQASAWVSSKHIKLKTKAQKNKNYQTTKAQKDRSVHLKGTVGTVTATALNVRKSNSLDGKVIGHVKKGQSFIILEEVNNWAKIEFSSGQYGWVAGWFLEKTENKGGKASVDEKSYVTILHNGTNLRKSPTVESSVIERANKGETYPIISKQNDWYEIQLEKDVTAFVAGWIVSVTGPIPKVEKPGAGIHLKNKTIVIDPGHGGKDNGAKGVKGTIEKHLTLKTAKLIHDKLRAAGANVILTRTNDTYISLPERVSTAEYYNADAFISIHYDSIKDKSVRGLTSYYYHSFQKPLADSIHRAVTANTKLRDRKVRQGDYYVLRENEQNAVLLELGYLSNGSEEILITSSQYQEIVANGVYNGLAQYFK from the coding sequence TTGCAGAAAAAAGTGATCGTTTTTTTTATTAGTGTCATCTTAATTTTTAGCTCTTTTGAATCATTACAGACAATTGAAGCTGCTGCAAAAGGCTCTGTCACTATTCAATCAAACAGCGTCAACATAAGAAAAGGTCCCGGTCTTAGTTATCCAGTCATTACGAAGGCAGCTAAAGGTGAAACATATACTCTTCTTGACGAAAAAGATGATTGGTATGAAATAAAATTAAAAAGCGGACAAAAAGGTTGGGTGGCTAATTGGCTTGTTTCTAAAAAATCAACAACCAATAAAAATGAGAAGAGCTCTTATTCTAATAAAAACGCAACCGTAGCTACCGAATACTTAAGAGTCCGAAATGGACCCGGGACAAACTTCCAAATGATTGGCCATTTAAATCATGGAGATAAAATTGAAATTATTGAAAGTAATGATAGCTGGGTAAAAGGACATACTCCGTTTGGAATAGGATGGGTTTCCAAAGAATATATTACAGGAGATGAACAAAGCAGTCAGGATCTAAACTACGAAAAAGTAGGAATTGTTACAGTCCAAGATTTAAATGTTAGAAATGAGCCTTCTTTACAAGGCAACATTGTTGGAAAACTAAAAAAAGGAACTGAAATAACAATCCTTTCACGGAAAAATGATTGGATAGAAATTACTTATGGACAAGCAAGTGCATGGGTCAGCAGTAAGCATATTAAATTAAAAACAAAAGCACAAAAAAATAAAAACTATCAAACAACAAAAGCACAAAAAGACCGAAGCGTACATTTAAAAGGAACAGTAGGTACTGTAACCGCTACAGCTTTAAATGTACGTAAAAGCAATTCTCTCGATGGAAAAGTGATTGGTCATGTTAAAAAAGGACAGAGCTTTATTATTCTTGAAGAAGTAAATAATTGGGCAAAAATTGAATTTAGTTCTGGACAATATGGATGGGTCGCAGGCTGGTTCCTTGAGAAAACAGAAAATAAAGGAGGAAAAGCCTCTGTCGATGAAAAAAGCTATGTAACCATTTTACATAATGGAACGAATCTTAGAAAATCACCAACAGTTGAATCATCTGTTATTGAAAGAGCAAATAAAGGGGAAACATACCCAATCATTAGCAAGCAAAATGATTGGTATGAAATCCAGTTAGAGAAAGATGTAACAGCCTTTGTTGCTGGTTGGATAGTTTCGGTCACAGGTCCAATTCCTAAAGTTGAAAAACCTGGTGCGGGCATACATTTAAAAAATAAAACAATTGTAATTGACCCTGGTCATGGAGGTAAGGATAACGGTGCAAAAGGTGTTAAAGGAACGATTGAAAAACATTTAACATTAAAGACCGCAAAGTTAATTCATGATAAATTACGTGCTGCTGGTGCAAATGTCATTTTAACGAGAACAAATGATACATACATCTCCTTACCCGAAAGAGTAAGTACAGCTGAATACTACAATGCAGATGCTTTTATAAGCATTCACTACGACAGTATTAAAGATAAAAGTGTTCGCGGGCTAACTAGTTATTATTATCATTCGTTCCAAAAGCCTTTAGCCGACTCTATTCACAGAGCCGTGACAGCTAATACTAAACTTCGGGATCGTAAAGTACGTCAAGGCGATTATTACGTCTTACGTGAAAATGAGCAAAATGCAGTTCTGTTAGAGCTAGGTTATTTAAGCAACGGTTCTGAAGAAATTTTGATTACCTCTTCGCAATATCAAGAAATAGTAGCAAATGGCGTTTATAACGGACTTGCTCAATATTTTAAATAA
- a CDS encoding IS110 family RNA-guided transposase, whose amino-acid sequence MRFGRLPAQMKDAIQYEALQRLTRTRFHFMREITRNKTYFLNQLFLKFSGLRQDNPFSDKFGATSMAVMEELEPETIAEMSIEELVEFLQDKGKNRFENPEEIAKYLHKLARSSYRLNKAMQDPVNISMSVTLSTIQHIESQVKRLDKEIAKLMKGIPQTLTSVKGIGDVYAAGLIAEIGDIKRFKDHHALAKYAGLVWNQNQSGEFESQETARMRTGNKYLRYYLIQAADKIRKYDSEYKAFYTKKYDEVPKHKHKRALVLTARKLVRLVFSLLRTNQLYTPPERRD is encoded by the coding sequence TTGCGCTTTGGCCGACTGCCAGCCCAAATGAAAGATGCCATACAATATGAAGCCCTTCAACGATTAACACGGACAAGGTTTCATTTTATGCGGGAAATTACCCGAAATAAAACGTATTTTCTTAACCAGCTCTTTTTAAAGTTCAGTGGACTGAGACAAGATAATCCATTTTCAGATAAATTCGGAGCTACGAGTATGGCTGTCATGGAAGAACTAGAGCCCGAAACCATCGCTGAAATGAGTATCGAAGAACTCGTCGAGTTCCTGCAGGATAAAGGGAAGAACCGATTTGAAAACCCAGAAGAAATCGCAAAATATCTTCATAAGTTGGCTAGATCATCTTATCGGTTAAATAAGGCTATGCAGGATCCCGTAAATATTTCTATGTCAGTTACTTTAAGTACCATTCAACATATCGAGTCACAAGTAAAGCGGCTAGATAAAGAAATTGCCAAGTTAATGAAAGGCATACCGCAAACTCTAACGTCTGTAAAAGGAATTGGAGACGTTTATGCGGCAGGGCTGATAGCCGAAATAGGCGATATAAAGCGATTTAAAGATCATCATGCCTTAGCGAAATATGCTGGTTTGGTATGGAACCAAAACCAATCGGGCGAATTCGAATCCCAAGAAACGGCAAGAATGAGGACAGGCAATAAATATTTGCGATACTACCTTATTCAAGCTGCTGATAAGATCCGAAAGTATGACTCTGAATATAAAGCTTTTTACACAAAAAAGTACGATGAAGTTCCAAAACATAAACACAAACGCGCTCTCGTCTTAACTGCAAGAAAACTGGTACGATTGGTGTTTTCGCTACTACGCACCAATCAGTTGTACACACCACCTGAAAGGAGAGATTAA
- a CDS encoding IS110 family transposase, with amino-acid sequence MSQMLVGVDVSLKSHHVHFMKQDGSTLADFSVSNDQNGGRNPDQTNARSSGKKSGQPIEDWDGSH; translated from the coding sequence ATGTCACAAATGCTTGTTGGTGTAGACGTAAGCTTGAAGTCCCATCATGTCCATTTCATGAAACAGGACGGATCCACACTTGCCGACTTTTCTGTTTCTAATGATCAAAACGGGGGCCGCAACCCTGATCAAACGAATGCTAGAAGCAGCGGAAAAAAGTCAGGCCAACCAATTGAAGATTGGGATGGAAGCCACTGA